Proteins co-encoded in one Ponticoccus alexandrii genomic window:
- a CDS encoding capsule biosynthesis protein, with product MTTKPKAKKFRIRRPSEDETPRPRPSFAKAAPAGVAANQPPSAAQDAAPADSRAAPVATPKAAPAPEATPGPSAANEPRSGAVDTARQVAGETDMDAIRKEGLTGRQLRMARRVAQKHGLAPTSDFDAVRLLRARGIDPFQRANTLELVQPEQTPEQDKRPEPRVQLPQTIAVKKDQLPSTETVSPAERRAAEIQRIQRDLAARRRKKSLLLLVRLAAFVLLPTVLAGYYYYAVATPMYSTKSEFLILKAESSGGAMGSLFSGTQFATNQDAIAVQSYLTSKDAMLRLDQDVGFKSHYTQAWIDPIQRLSGDPTNEEAFKVYKKNIEIGYDPTEGVIKMEIMAADPETAAEFSRALIGYAEERVDTLSLRKRSNAVEDAEAGLIAAEEDRRAAQELLVRMQQEGNIVDPEARIASLRQQISTYELQLQEKRLQLQALLDNARPNRAKVDGTSGDVRRLEALLADLNAQMTQAAEGEGSLAEKAIQIKLAEADLATRDLMLQTALERLEQARRDADSQARYLTTSVVPVASEDPSYPRKFENTILAFLIFGGIYLMISLTASILREQVAS from the coding sequence ATGACTACGAAACCCAAGGCTAAGAAATTCCGCATCCGCCGTCCGTCCGAGGACGAGACGCCCCGCCCCCGCCCCAGTTTTGCCAAGGCGGCGCCCGCCGGTGTCGCCGCGAACCAGCCGCCCTCTGCCGCGCAGGACGCGGCGCCTGCGGACTCCCGCGCTGCCCCGGTCGCGACGCCAAAGGCCGCGCCCGCGCCAGAGGCCACCCCCGGACCCAGCGCCGCGAACGAACCCCGCAGCGGCGCGGTGGACACCGCCCGGCAGGTCGCCGGGGAAACCGACATGGACGCGATCCGCAAGGAGGGGCTGACCGGCCGCCAGTTGCGCATGGCGCGCCGCGTGGCGCAGAAGCATGGCCTTGCGCCGACCTCGGATTTCGACGCGGTGCGCCTGTTGCGCGCCCGTGGCATCGACCCGTTCCAGCGGGCCAACACGCTTGAACTCGTCCAGCCCGAGCAGACACCGGAACAGGACAAGCGCCCCGAACCCAGGGTGCAACTGCCGCAGACCATTGCCGTCAAGAAGGACCAGCTTCCCTCGACAGAGACGGTCTCTCCTGCCGAACGCCGCGCCGCGGAAATCCAGCGCATCCAGCGCGATCTTGCAGCGCGGCGCCGCAAGAAAAGCCTGCTGCTGCTGGTGCGTCTGGCCGCCTTCGTGCTGCTGCCGACGGTGCTGGCCGGGTATTACTACTACGCCGTCGCCACGCCGATGTATTCGACCAAGTCCGAGTTCCTGATCCTCAAGGCCGAGAGTTCGGGCGGGGCCATGGGCTCGCTCTTCTCGGGCACGCAGTTCGCGACCAATCAGGACGCCATCGCCGTGCAGTCCTACCTGACCTCCAAGGACGCGATGCTGCGGCTGGATCAGGACGTGGGCTTCAAGTCGCATTACACGCAGGCATGGATCGACCCGATCCAGCGCCTGTCCGGGGACCCGACCAACGAAGAGGCCTTCAAGGTCTACAAGAAGAACATCGAGATCGGCTATGACCCGACCGAGGGCGTGATCAAGATGGAGATCATGGCCGCCGACCCCGAGACCGCCGCCGAGTTCAGCCGCGCCCTGATCGGCTACGCCGAAGAGCGGGTGGATACGCTGTCGCTGCGCAAGCGGTCGAACGCAGTCGAGGACGCAGAGGCCGGGCTGATCGCCGCCGAAGAGGACCGCCGCGCCGCGCAGGAGCTTCTGGTGCGCATGCAGCAAGAGGGCAATATCGTCGACCCCGAGGCGCGCATCGCCTCGCTGCGGCAGCAGATCAGCACCTATGAATTGCAGTTGCAGGAAAAGCGGTTGCAGTTGCAGGCCCTGCTGGACAACGCGCGCCCGAACCGGGCCAAGGTCGACGGCACCAGCGGCGACGTCCGGCGGCTGGAGGCCCTGCTTGCGGACCTGAACGCGCAGATGACGCAGGCGGCCGAGGGCGAAGGTTCGCTGGCCGAGAAGGCGATTCAGATCAAGCTGGCCGAGGCCGATCTCGCCACCCGCGACCTGATGCTGCAGACCGCGCTGGAACGGCTGGAGCAGGCCCGCCGCGACGCCGACAGCCAGGCCCGCTACCTGACCACCTCGGTGGTGCCGGTGGCCTCGGAAGACCCGAGCTACCCGCGCAAGTTCGAGAACACGATCCTCGCCTTCCTGATCTTCGGCGGCATCTACCTGATGATCTCGCTGACCGCCTCGATCCTGCGCGAACAGGTTGCCAGCTGA
- a CDS encoding helix-turn-helix transcriptional regulator, with protein MPLVNSSLYLPVTQVAERFGVSEDTIWRWKRNGTFPVPRRLGPKMKRWRLADVLEFEAGLETCMMMTFDTSAITPSPETCRMIELHALRTPFGERYRYGIKEAAWLKLPTFLPSRITILFTGQP; from the coding sequence ATGCCTCTGGTCAACTCATCTCTCTATCTGCCTGTCACGCAAGTGGCAGAACGCTTCGGCGTCTCTGAAGATACCATCTGGCGCTGGAAACGGAACGGCACGTTCCCGGTGCCGCGTCGCCTTGGGCCAAAGATGAAGCGCTGGAGGCTCGCCGACGTCCTTGAGTTCGAAGCGGGTCTCGAAACCTGCATGATGATGACGTTCGACACGTCTGCCATCACCCCAAGCCCTGAAACCTGTCGCATGATCGAACTGCACGCGCTCCGGACTCCGTTCGGAGAGCGCTACCGCTATGGCATCAAGGAAGCAGCATGGCTCAAACTGCCGACCTTTCTCCCCTCGCGTATTACGATCCTCTTCACAGGACAGCCCTAG
- a CDS encoding glycosyltransferase family 2 protein — protein MPFASIVVPAFNAARTLPATLLSLHSQTFRDLEIVVVDDGSTDDTAEITLRAAKTDPRIRLVRQGNRGLAGARNSGIHAATGAVVGFCDADDLWLPEKLAAHVDHLGCMPLVGLSYSGSALIDETGARIRHAQRPRLYGVTSAHVFKRNPVGNGSSPVMRRETLADLAWRPASEATRDWVFDETFRQSEDIECWLRLCLTTDWMVEGVPGLLTEYRLNGNGLSANVDAQLASWERMVAKLRPAAPEFFDRHEATARAYQLRYLARRAVSAGDGPVARDFVRRSLEQSLRPLVEEPLRSSVTLLAAVATGRLGLGPLTLLGAQRSPSRS, from the coding sequence ATGCCATTTGCCTCGATCGTCGTCCCGGCTTTCAACGCCGCCCGGACCCTGCCCGCCACACTGCTGTCCCTGCATTCGCAGACCTTCCGGGACCTCGAGATCGTCGTCGTGGACGACGGATCGACCGACGACACCGCAGAGATCACCCTTCGCGCCGCCAAGACGGACCCGCGCATCCGTCTGGTCCGACAGGGCAACCGGGGGCTGGCGGGCGCCCGCAACTCCGGTATCCATGCCGCGACCGGCGCCGTCGTGGGTTTTTGCGACGCCGATGACCTCTGGTTGCCCGAGAAACTGGCCGCGCATGTCGATCACCTGGGCTGCATGCCGCTGGTGGGGCTCAGCTACTCCGGCTCTGCCCTGATCGACGAGACCGGAGCGCGGATCCGCCACGCGCAGCGCCCGCGCCTCTATGGCGTAACATCGGCGCATGTCTTCAAGCGCAATCCCGTCGGCAACGGCTCCAGCCCGGTGATGCGCCGCGAGACCCTTGCCGACCTTGCATGGCGTCCGGCCAGCGAAGCCACGCGGGACTGGGTCTTCGACGAGACCTTCCGCCAGTCCGAGGACATCGAATGCTGGCTGCGCCTGTGCCTGACGACGGACTGGATGGTCGAAGGCGTGCCCGGCTTGCTGACCGAATACCGCCTGAACGGCAACGGCCTTTCCGCGAATGTCGATGCACAGCTCGCGTCGTGGGAGAGGATGGTCGCCAAGCTTCGGCCCGCCGCGCCGGAGTTTTTCGACCGCCATGAGGCCACCGCCCGTGCCTATCAGTTGCGTTACCTCGCACGGCGGGCGGTTTCTGCGGGGGATGGCCCGGTCGCGCGTGACTTCGTCCGCCGGTCCCTGGAGCAATCCCTCCGCCCACTGGTCGAAGAGCCGCTGCGCAGCAGCGTCACCCTTCTTGCCGCTGTCGCCACCGGCCGTCTTGGATTGGGACCGCTCACCCTCTTGGGCGCGCAGCGCAGCCCGAGCCGTTCATGA
- a CDS encoding Na+/H+ antiporter NhaA: protein MYRVWNFLASYSLLLIFGALVALVWANLDVIAPVAGDPHYWADKYHHFVEFVIWDHAPIGHWHAAHIAPSDPAFAELVAGGAEVLTDAEGHEYVLGEGYRTLTFHYLVNDILMAFFFGIAAKEVWEAVILENGSLRGKKAATPLFATAGGMFGPIAVYLGLAAVLGSETYNAVANGWAIPTATDIAFSYLVGRIVFGAGHPAVRFLLLLAIADDAAGLIILAIFYPSGELAPEWLLLSVGAAVGVFLLANWLPRRMDRGKQDRPNSTWVRETLGFWPYALAGALSWYGFMMSGLHPALGLLPVVPAIPHADRAFGIFAAAEEHLTDLLNHIEHGLKYPVEVVLFFFGLLNAGVQFSSMGAATWLVLAGLLIGKPIGIFLFGWIAAVPLKLGMPQGMRLIDLVVIGFVAAIGFTVSLFVASVAFGPGEVQDAAKMGALLSFFAAVAAIAAGKITRVEKHEL, encoded by the coding sequence ATGTATCGCGTCTGGAACTTTCTGGCCAGCTACTCTTTGCTGCTTATCTTCGGCGCCCTCGTGGCGCTGGTCTGGGCCAATCTGGACGTGATCGCCCCGGTCGCCGGAGATCCGCATTACTGGGCCGACAAATACCACCACTTCGTCGAGTTCGTCATCTGGGACCACGCGCCCATCGGGCACTGGCATGCCGCGCATATCGCCCCCTCGGACCCGGCCTTCGCCGAATTGGTCGCGGGCGGGGCAGAGGTTCTGACCGACGCCGAGGGGCACGAATACGTGCTGGGCGAAGGCTACCGCACGCTGACCTTCCACTATCTCGTCAACGACATCCTCATGGCCTTCTTCTTCGGCATCGCCGCCAAGGAAGTCTGGGAGGCCGTCATTCTTGAAAACGGGTCGCTGCGCGGCAAGAAAGCGGCGACGCCGCTGTTCGCCACCGCCGGTGGCATGTTCGGCCCGATTGCGGTCTATCTGGGCCTCGCCGCCGTTCTGGGCTCGGAGACCTACAACGCGGTCGCCAACGGCTGGGCCATCCCAACCGCCACCGACATCGCCTTTTCCTACCTCGTGGGGCGCATCGTCTTTGGCGCCGGTCACCCGGCGGTGCGCTTCCTGCTGCTTCTGGCCATCGCCGACGACGCGGCGGGGCTGATCATCCTTGCGATCTTCTATCCCTCCGGGGAACTGGCGCCCGAATGGCTGCTGCTGTCGGTGGGCGCCGCCGTGGGGGTGTTCCTGCTGGCCAACTGGCTGCCGCGCCGCATGGACCGGGGCAAGCAGGACCGCCCGAATTCGACATGGGTGCGCGAGACGCTGGGCTTCTGGCCCTATGCGCTGGCAGGCGCCCTGTCGTGGTACGGCTTCATGATGTCAGGCCTGCACCCGGCCCTGGGCCTGCTGCCGGTGGTTCCGGCCATCCCCCATGCCGACCGCGCCTTCGGCATCTTCGCCGCCGCCGAGGAACACCTGACCGACCTGCTGAACCACATCGAACACGGGCTGAAATACCCCGTCGAGGTGGTGCTGTTCTTCTTCGGCCTGCTCAACGCGGGGGTGCAGTTCTCTTCGATGGGCGCGGCCACCTGGCTGGTTCTGGCGGGCCTGCTGATCGGCAAGCCCATCGGGATCTTCCTCTTCGGCTGGATCGCCGCCGTGCCGCTGAAACTGGGCATGCCGCAGGGTATGCGGCTGATCGACCTCGTGGTGATCGGCTTCGTCGCGGCCATCGGCTTCACCGTCTCGCTCTTCGTTGCCTCGGTCGCCTTCGGGCCGGGTGAGGTGCAGGATGCCGCCAAGATGGGCGCCCTTCTGTCCTTCTTCGCCGCCGTGGCCGCCATCGCCGCGGGCAAGATCACCCGCGTCGAAAAACACGAGCTTTAA
- a CDS encoding permease, with product MAETSAATASRLPKAWLASALILGAVAMLDPPQAWPTVTFTANALLHTAPFILFAVFAVAFLKASGAESLLARAFEGRETRMIVMAAALGGLSPFCSCEVIPFIAALLAVGAPLSAVMAFWLASPLMDPAMFTITVGTLGLDFALAKALAAIGLGLLGGFGTRAFAGTVVFRDPLRAQPKVGGCCAAQKPFGGQPVWRFWQDPARRETFRETALTNGLFLLKWLTLAYVIEAVMLRYIPAETIAGVLGGTGLWPVLMGALVGAPAYLNGYAAVPLVDALLQQGMAPGAAMSFVIAGGVSCIPAAVAVWALVKPRIFAAYAGFALTGALIAGLVWGAVA from the coding sequence ATGGCTGAGACATCCGCCGCCACCGCGTCCCGGCTGCCCAAGGCCTGGCTTGCCTCGGCCCTGATCCTTGGCGCGGTTGCGATGCTGGACCCGCCGCAGGCCTGGCCGACGGTCACCTTCACCGCGAACGCGCTGCTGCATACCGCGCCCTTCATCCTCTTCGCCGTCTTCGCGGTCGCCTTCCTGAAAGCCTCGGGGGCGGAATCCCTGCTGGCGCGCGCCTTCGAGGGGCGCGAAACGCGGATGATCGTGATGGCCGCGGCCCTGGGCGGGCTGTCGCCCTTCTGTTCCTGCGAGGTCATCCCCTTCATCGCGGCCCTGCTGGCGGTGGGGGCGCCGCTGAGCGCGGTCATGGCCTTCTGGCTGGCCTCGCCGCTGATGGACCCGGCGATGTTCACGATCACCGTCGGAACGCTGGGGCTGGACTTCGCGCTGGCCAAGGCGCTGGCCGCCATCGGGCTGGGGCTGCTGGGCGGCTTCGGCACCCGGGCCTTCGCGGGCACCGTGGTCTTCCGCGACCCCCTGCGCGCGCAGCCCAAGGTGGGCGGCTGCTGCGCGGCGCAGAAACCCTTTGGCGGGCAGCCGGTCTGGCGCTTCTGGCAAGACCCGGCCCGGCGCGAGACCTTCCGCGAAACGGCGCTGACCAATGGCCTGTTCCTGCTGAAGTGGCTGACGCTGGCCTATGTCATCGAAGCGGTGATGCTGCGCTATATCCCGGCAGAGACCATCGCCGGGGTGCTGGGCGGCACCGGGCTGTGGCCGGTGCTCATGGGGGCCCTTGTCGGGGCGCCAGCCTATCTGAACGGCTATGCCGCCGTGCCGCTGGTCGACGCCCTGCTGCAACAGGGCATGGCACCGGGGGCGGCCATGAGCTTTGTCATCGCGGGCGGCGTCAGCTGCATCCCCGCCGCCGTCGCGGTCTGGGCGCTGGTCAAACCCCGGATCTTCGCGGCCTACGCAGGCTTCGCACTGACCGGGGCGCTGATCGCCGGGCTGGTCTGGGGCGCGGTGGCCTGA
- a CDS encoding glycosyltransferase produces the protein MPRILHLVDDTTPGGVMRVIDHLTTSPKLADQADHIVRIVSPTGALPAVQADVVVSHLSLSWQRLPHLIAFRARHAQLPLIHVEHSYTEAFTAQNVSARARFFTMLRLSFSLFDRVVAVSEAQGRWLQKRGLVGPSSLQVIPSAIDLSAFRAIPRQSGPVRVIGAIGRLHRQKGFDILIDAFRMLPDRDIALHIHGTGPEAAALAAGAAGDPRILFHGHTVSPVAAYSKVDLVAMPSRWEAFGLVALEARAAGRRLVCADVDGLRESGKGARFVRGASVRDWASTLAMCLTEAATSVASPDAHDSFSDSWLRMLDDVLPHKVMAA, from the coding sequence ATGCCCCGCATCCTGCACCTTGTCGATGACACCACCCCTGGCGGAGTCATGCGCGTCATCGACCATTTGACCACGTCACCGAAGCTCGCCGACCAGGCGGATCACATTGTCCGGATCGTGTCTCCGACCGGTGCACTGCCTGCGGTACAGGCCGATGTCGTTGTCTCGCATCTTTCCCTGTCCTGGCAACGCCTGCCGCATCTGATCGCGTTCCGGGCCCGCCACGCGCAACTTCCCCTGATCCATGTCGAACACAGCTACACAGAGGCCTTCACGGCGCAGAACGTGTCGGCCCGTGCCCGATTTTTCACGATGCTCAGGCTGTCTTTCTCGCTGTTCGACCGGGTGGTCGCGGTCAGCGAAGCGCAGGGCCGATGGTTGCAGAAACGCGGACTTGTCGGGCCTTCGTCTCTTCAGGTCATTCCCTCCGCCATCGACCTGTCAGCCTTCCGGGCCATTCCTCGCCAGAGCGGTCCCGTTCGGGTCATTGGCGCCATCGGACGCCTGCACCGACAGAAGGGCTTCGACATTCTGATTGACGCGTTCCGGATGCTGCCCGACCGTGACATTGCTCTGCATATCCATGGCACGGGGCCAGAGGCCGCAGCCCTTGCCGCTGGCGCAGCCGGGGACCCACGGATCCTGTTTCACGGGCACACGGTCTCGCCCGTTGCGGCCTACAGCAAAGTCGATCTGGTCGCCATGCCGTCGCGTTGGGAAGCCTTCGGGTTGGTCGCGCTGGAGGCTCGCGCGGCGGGGCGGAGGCTCGTTTGCGCGGATGTGGACGGCCTGCGGGAAAGCGGGAAAGGCGCGCGATTTGTCCGGGGTGCTTCTGTGCGTGACTGGGCCAGCACTTTGGCCATGTGCCTGACGGAAGCCGCGACATCCGTGGCGTCCCCAGACGCGCACGACTCGTTCAGTGATAGCTGGCTGCGAATGCTTGACGACGTTCTGCCACACAAAGTCATGGCAGCGTGA
- a CDS encoding uracil-DNA glycosylase family protein, protein MTDLATRIRACALCAERFAATETAHHPRPVLRVVPTARLLIAGQAPGARVHASGTPFTDPSGDRLRDWLGLDEAVFYDTTRVAILPMAFCFPGYRKGADLPPPPICARTWRASVMQGLPNLRLILPIGGPAQRWHLGTREGVTATVLRWRDFLPGAIPLPHPSWRNTGWLKRNPWFAAELLPVLRARVAEVLS, encoded by the coding sequence ATGACGGATCTTGCCACACGCATCCGCGCCTGTGCGCTCTGCGCCGAGCGCTTTGCCGCAACCGAGACGGCCCACCACCCGCGCCCGGTGCTGCGGGTCGTGCCCACGGCGAGGCTGCTGATCGCCGGGCAGGCGCCGGGCGCGCGGGTCCATGCCTCTGGCACACCCTTCACAGACCCCTCGGGCGACCGCCTGCGCGACTGGCTGGGGCTGGACGAGGCCGTCTTCTACGACACCACCCGCGTCGCCATCCTGCCCATGGCCTTCTGCTTTCCCGGCTACCGCAAGGGCGCCGACCTGCCGCCTCCGCCAATCTGCGCGCGGACCTGGCGGGCGTCGGTGATGCAGGGCCTGCCCAACCTGCGCCTGATCCTGCCGATCGGCGGCCCGGCGCAACGCTGGCATCTTGGCACCCGCGAGGGTGTCACCGCCACCGTCCTGCGCTGGCGCGACTTTCTGCCCGGGGCGATCCCCTTGCCGCATCCGTCCTGGCGCAATACCGGGTGGCTGAAGCGAAATCCCTGGTTCGCGGCAGAGCTTCTGCCGGTGCTCCGGGCGCGCGTGGCAGAGGTGCTTTCATGA
- a CDS encoding ArsR/SmtB family transcription factor — translation MKMNDTPPALLTQSTAASKFAALGSEQRLAVLHALVRSGPEGLSIGDLGQRCGITGSTLTHHLKILAAAGLVRQERQGRSTICAGADFEEVRALSDYLLQHCCADIGRPSGVHDHG, via the coding sequence ATGAAAATGAATGACACGCCCCCCGCCCTGCTGACCCAGTCGACCGCCGCCTCGAAATTCGCGGCGCTTGGGTCCGAACAACGTCTTGCCGTCCTGCACGCCCTTGTCCGGTCCGGCCCCGAGGGGCTGAGCATCGGCGACCTCGGGCAGCGGTGCGGCATCACAGGCTCGACCCTGACCCATCACCTGAAGATCCTCGCCGCCGCCGGTCTGGTCCGGCAAGAGCGGCAGGGCCGGTCCACCATCTGCGCGGGCGCCGATTTTGAGGAAGTCCGGGCGCTCTCCGATTACCTTCTGCAACATTGCTGCGCCGATATCGGCCGGCCCTCCGGAGTTCACGATCATGGCTGA
- a CDS encoding oligosaccharide flippase family protein, whose amino-acid sequence MSRPNSLFGQLMAYGASEVATKLSRLGVVIAVARTLDLAEIGMAAAALAMGDLLKSLTENGVGQRIVAAPEEHLAATCNRAHRLNWIWCTGLFTVQAAMALALWLATGNAMLAALVLILAGEYLFMPGGLVQCGLALRAGKLKQTAAIAGTQAVTANLMSVLLAMLWPSAIALVLPRLLTAPVWLWAMRRLHPWRPDPAAGLAPIAGFLRFGGPVLGTEVIRTARLHADKLVIGALLGPELLGAYFMAFNAGLSLATSFSTAFAAVLFPHLCRAPSRAVALRDGLRLSLCLITPAVVAQALLAPWYVPLLLGADHAALATPVAILCLVAIPTMLWTATAGWMRAESRTGDELRGTAILTGALLAATALAAPFGLVALAWTHLAVACGVMLALSRPALRLSFPHLFKEA is encoded by the coding sequence GTGTCTCGCCCAAACTCACTATTCGGCCAGTTGATGGCCTATGGCGCCTCTGAAGTCGCCACGAAGCTGTCGCGGCTGGGCGTGGTGATCGCCGTCGCCCGCACGCTGGATCTTGCCGAGATCGGCATGGCCGCCGCGGCGCTTGCGATGGGCGACCTGCTGAAGTCGCTGACCGAGAATGGGGTCGGTCAACGCATCGTCGCAGCCCCCGAAGAGCACCTTGCCGCCACCTGCAACCGGGCGCATCGCCTGAACTGGATCTGGTGCACGGGGCTGTTCACGGTTCAGGCCGCGATGGCCCTGGCCCTTTGGCTTGCAACCGGCAATGCCATGCTGGCGGCGCTGGTGCTGATCCTCGCCGGGGAATACCTGTTCATGCCCGGCGGGCTGGTCCAGTGCGGCCTTGCGCTGCGCGCGGGCAAACTCAAGCAGACCGCCGCCATCGCCGGAACACAGGCCGTGACCGCCAACCTGATGTCGGTCCTGCTGGCGATGCTGTGGCCCTCGGCCATCGCGCTGGTGTTGCCGCGCCTGCTGACCGCGCCGGTCTGGCTGTGGGCCATGCGCCGCCTGCACCCGTGGCGACCCGATCCCGCTGCGGGGCTGGCACCCATCGCCGGGTTCCTGCGGTTCGGCGGCCCGGTTCTGGGAACCGAAGTCATCCGGACGGCGCGCCTGCACGCGGACAAGCTGGTGATCGGCGCCCTTCTCGGCCCCGAACTGCTGGGCGCCTACTTCATGGCCTTCAACGCGGGCCTGAGCCTTGCCACCTCCTTTTCGACGGCCTTTGCCGCCGTTCTCTTTCCCCACCTCTGCCGCGCGCCCTCCCGCGCCGTGGCGCTGCGGGACGGGTTGCGCCTGTCACTCTGCCTGATCACGCCAGCGGTTGTGGCTCAGGCCCTGTTGGCGCCGTGGTACGTGCCGCTGCTCTTGGGCGCCGACCATGCCGCACTGGCCACGCCGGTCGCCATCCTCTGCCTCGTGGCCATTCCGACGATGCTCTGGACCGCGACGGCGGGGTGGATGCGGGCGGAAAGCCGCACCGGCGACGAGTTGCGCGGCACCGCGATCCTGACGGGGGCGCTGCTGGCCGCCACCGCCCTCGCTGCGCCCTTCGGCCTTGTCGCGCTGGCCTGGACCCACCTTGCCGTCGCCTGTGGCGTGATGCTGGCGCTGTCGCGCCCCGCCCTGCGCCTGTCCTTCCCCCACCTGTTCAAGGAAGCTTGA
- a CDS encoding ABC transporter ATP-binding protein yields MLEFDMVSKSFWTGTQRKVILDRVSFRVDLGESLGILAPNGTGKTTVIKMMAGLEKPDEGEIRRGCRISFPLGFMGGVVSKISAKENARFIARLYGLDPDYVESFCRWLCDLKEYFDQPIGTYSSGMRARFTFALMLALDFDMYLIDEGMPNSTDANFNKKAGDLLAERLRTTTIIIVSHQPQILEKFVRKAAVLMDGKLHMFDTLEEAKRLYDYETQG; encoded by the coding sequence ATGTTGGAATTCGACATGGTCAGCAAGTCCTTCTGGACCGGCACCCAGCGCAAGGTGATCCTTGACCGGGTCTCGTTCCGCGTGGACCTGGGCGAGTCGCTGGGCATCCTTGCCCCCAACGGCACCGGCAAGACCACCGTGATCAAGATGATGGCCGGACTGGAAAAACCCGACGAGGGCGAGATCCGGCGCGGCTGCCGCATCTCCTTTCCGCTGGGCTTCATGGGCGGGGTGGTGTCCAAGATCTCGGCCAAGGAGAACGCGCGCTTCATCGCGCGGCTCTACGGGCTTGACCCCGATTATGTCGAAAGCTTCTGTCGCTGGCTCTGCGACCTGAAGGAGTATTTCGACCAGCCCATTGGCACCTATTCCTCCGGCATGCGGGCGCGCTTTACCTTTGCGCTGATGCTGGCGCTGGACTTCGACATGTACCTGATCGACGAGGGCATGCCGAATTCCACCGACGCGAATTTCAACAAGAAGGCAGGCGACCTGCTGGCGGAACGGCTGCGCACGACGACGATCATCATCGTCAGCCACCAGCCGCAGATCCTAGAGAAATTTGTCCGCAAGGCAGCTGTCCTGATGGATGGCAAGCTGCATATGTTCGACACCTTGGAAGAAGCGAAACGGCTCTATGACTACGAAACCCAAGGCTAA
- a CDS encoding glycosyltransferase family 2 protein, translating to MALISVIVPVYNAERTLTATVRSIQAQTRTRWEAILIDDGSTDDSLVLAEALAAEDPRLRVARNPGKGPSAARNHGALALARGDVFCFLDADDLWTPNKLDDIAHTLLRGEADAVFGRVGFFTNDPARVTSRSTVPEEPLTIPMLLAENPVCTLSNLSVRRESFGAVGGFREDMVHNEDLDHLVTLVGEGFRVEGIDRDQVLYRQSTGGLSSDLDAMRQSRTAVLRTALRYGHANQPRSEARYLRYLTRRAMRLGHDHASVRALVTEGIATDAAAFLTPLRRGLVTAIGGLAYPAMPRDLRRFLFSR from the coding sequence ATGGCCCTGATTTCCGTGATCGTGCCCGTCTACAACGCCGAACGCACCCTGACCGCCACGGTGCGCTCCATACAGGCCCAGACCCGGACCCGGTGGGAGGCGATCCTGATCGACGATGGATCGACCGACGACAGCCTTGTCCTGGCAGAGGCGCTGGCCGCCGAAGATCCCCGCCTGCGTGTCGCACGCAACCCGGGAAAGGGACCCAGCGCCGCGCGCAATCACGGGGCGCTGGCCTTGGCGCGGGGCGATGTCTTCTGCTTTCTCGACGCCGACGACCTCTGGACGCCGAACAAGCTTGACGACATCGCCCATACCCTTCTGCGGGGCGAGGCGGACGCCGTCTTTGGCCGCGTCGGTTTCTTCACCAACGACCCCGCCCGCGTCACCAGCCGGTCCACGGTGCCCGAAGAGCCGCTGACCATCCCGATGCTGTTGGCCGAAAACCCGGTCTGCACCCTGTCGAACCTGTCCGTCAGACGCGAGAGCTTCGGCGCGGTGGGGGGCTTTCGCGAGGACATGGTTCACAACGAGGACCTCGATCACCTCGTGACGCTGGTCGGAGAGGGGTTCCGTGTCGAAGGGATCGACCGCGACCAGGTCCTGTACCGGCAAAGCACCGGCGGCCTGTCCTCTGACCTCGACGCGATGCGACAGAGCCGGACCGCCGTTCTGCGCACCGCTCTGCGCTATGGCCATGCCAACCAGCCCCGCTCCGAGGCGCGCTATCTGCGCTACCTCACGCGCCGGGCCATGCGGCTGGGCCACGATCACGCCTCTGTCCGCGCCTTGGTGACAGAGGGGATCGCGACCGATGCCGCCGCGTTCCTGACCCCGCTGCGGCGCGGCCTGGTCACCGCGATCGGCGGTCTTGCCTACCCTGCCATGCCCCGCGATCTGCGGCGCTTTCTCTTTTCCCGCTGA